A part of Asterias rubens chromosome 14, eAstRub1.3, whole genome shotgun sequence genomic DNA contains:
- the LOC117299574 gene encoding ryncolin-1-like — MEVMMIIILVKTLMVQTCQGENQQQFSEPFYLAENQALLNHVFQLKTVSSPVICGRDCSMDPQCASFNYHIIKGICELNIASRAHSPDDFVEIQGSAYYDDNLDTLSFSLPSTTTTTSYSSCLEMYQAGYSINGLYTIFPSSVPDGLQVYCDMETDGGGWIVFQRRQDGSVDFDRTWADYQSGFGDLQNEFWLGNDILRDLTGSGQWQLRINMEDWQSNTAWASYGQFAVTGDKYTLQVGSYDAQSTEGDSMAWHDGQSFTTKDQNNDAGSGYNCAEGYEGAWWFKACFRAHLNGKYYPQGEVSYAQGIQWYSWKGWYYSLKKCSMKTRQVL, encoded by the coding sequence ATGGAAGTTATGATGATCATAATCTTGGTTAAGACTTTGATGGTACAAACCTGCCAGGGTGAAAACCAACAACAGTTCAGCGAACCGTTTTACCTGGCTGAAAACCAAGCCTTACTGAATCATGTGTTTCAGTTGAAGACTGTATCTTCTCCTGTGATCTGTGGGAGAGACTGCTCTATGGATCCACAGTGTGCATCATTCAACTACCACATCATAAAAGGTATTTGTGAATTGAATATTGCCAGCAGAGCCCACAGCCCTGATGACTTTGTTGAGATTCAAGGAAGTGCCTACTATGATGACAACTTGGACACTTTATCATTTTCACTACCCAGCACTACCACTACAACAAGTTACAGTAGTTGTCTGGAGATGTATCAAGCTGGTTACAGCATCAATGGTTTATACACCATCTTTCCTTCAAGCGTGCCTGACGGGTTACAGGTttactgtgatatggagacagatGGAGGAGGCTGGATCGTGTTCCAGAGGAGACAAGATGGCTCTGTTGACTTTGACCGTACCTGGGCTGATTACCAATCTGGGTTTGGTGATCTGCAGAATGAGTTCTGGTTGGGGAATGATATCCTTCGTGACCTTACTGGATCGGGTCAATGGCAACTCAGGATAAATATGGAAGATTGGCAGTCCAACACAGCTTGGGCTTCTTATGGTCAGTTTGCTGTTACAGGTGACAAGTACACTCTCCAGGTTGGTTCATATGATGCTCAGAGTACAGAAGGTGATTCAATGGCATGGCATGATGGTCAATCATTCACAACGAAGGATCAGAACAATGATGCAGGGTCTGGTTACAATTGTGCCGAGGGATATGAAGGTGCCTGGTGGTTTAAAGCTTGCTTTCGTGCTCATCTGAACGGTAAATACTATCCACAGGGAGAGGTGTCATATGCACAGGGAATACAATGGTACAGCTGGAAAGGATGGTACTACTCCCTGAAGAAATGCAGCATGAAAACACGGCAAGTTTTGTAA